TTGAACCGTTATTGTCTTTACTAAAAGTTTAGTTGCTTTATTTATAACAGAAATAGTATCACTGTTTGTATTTGTTACAAAAATATCTGAACTGTTTTGACAAATTGCCGTAGGATGAAGTCCTACATCTATATTTTTTATTGTTTTATTTAATGTAAGGTCTACTACCGAAACAGTTCCAGTACTTGCCATTCCGGTATTTGAATTTGAAATTATCGGTGTGCCGCTGGAATCATTTGTATAATCACCCGATGCTGCTGTTTTACCTCCTTCATTTGTTACATATCCTATGTTACCATCTATAAGAATAGTATATGGTGCATTACCAACCGGTATCTCGCTTATCATCTTCTTTTCTGTTAAATCAATTACACCTATTGAATTATTCCTACTTAATGCCACATATAGTTTGCTGTTATCAGATGATAATGCCAATCCACCGGGATCAGATGTTTTTCCGTCCTTGTTTTTTGGAAGTTCAATTTCTTTATTTAAAGTAAGTTGACCACTTTTATCTACATTAAATTCAAGAATTTTTCCATCTCCAAATGATGCATAAAGCTTATCACCACTTTTCGAATAAATTATTCCTGTATATGAGCCCCCTCGTTCCTTTGTAGATAAAGTAAATTTTTGTTTGATTTTACCACTTGTTAAGTCTATAGTTATGATTGGATTATAATCAGGTGTGGCTCCATTTGAATAACCACCAATGTTAAATGCTGCTGTTTTCCCATCTGGGCTGAGGGCAACAGCATTTGGGCGGCCAGCAAATTCTACTTGCTTTCCGGCAGGTGTGATAATTTGATCTGTTGGTATATTTACCGAACCATCTGGGTTGCGACCTATAA
This is a stretch of genomic DNA from Aceticella autotrophica. It encodes these proteins:
- a CDS encoding YncE family protein; amino-acid sequence: MKFYKKIIAVALICAELMFSTSLGFADNYKVIGRNPDGSVNIPTDQIITPAGKQVEFAGRPNAVALSPDGKTAAFNIGGYSNGATPDYNPIITIDLTSGKIKQKFTLSTKERGGSYTGIIYSKSGDKLYASFGDGKILEFNVDKSGQLTLNKEIELPKNKDGKTSDPGGLALSSDNSKLYVALSRNNSIGVIDLTEKKMISEIPVGNAPYTILIDGNIGYVTNEGGKTAASGDYTNDSSGTPIISNSNTGMASTGTVSVVDLTLNKTIKNIDVGLHPTAICQNSSDIFVTNTNSDTISVINKATKLLVKTITVQPYPNAPFGSQPNAITMMGDKRLVVSLGSNNALAIYEWNGEKEAVKFEGLIPTGWFPGDVVNDPQLKSLVVANIKGVGSLGRENAIGPYKENNKTGHAVYSWLGSASIIPSPDKASLENYTKQVNTNNKWEKQGSNANSSEKKAIPIHLGEPSLIKHVFYVIKENRTYDQVLGDIKKGNGDPSLTLFGDKVTPNQHALANKYPLLDNFYCSGSVSADGHQWTDQALAPDYLERQFAGGFPRS